From the genome of Bremerella sp. JC817:
CCGGCCAAGAAGGCACCGGCCAAGAAGGCACCGGCCAAGAAGGCACCGGCCAAGAAGGCACCGGCCAAGAAGGCACCGGCCAAGAAGGCACCGGCCAAGAAGGCACCGGCCAAGAAGGCACCGGCCAAGAAGGCACGGGCCAAGAAGGCACCGGCCGAGAAGGCACCGGCCAAGAAGGGCCGGGTTAACTAGTCGCAATTGTGTAAACTAGCTGAGCCAGTTTCTTCTATCAGTTCCATGATTTTAAGTTTTACTTTTTCCGAAAGTTGACTCCACTTGTTGAATATGAACCGAAGTTGGGCCCTATCATTTAGGATTGCGTCGGATTCTGCGTTGGTCTTAGCTGAAATGGCATAATTCCTCGAGAAAAACGGATCTTCTTCGACTCCCCTAGGGGGTGCCTAAAGCCGCAGCGATGCGGCTTTTTTTATGCGCTGATTTTCGTAAATCATCGTTCTATATGTGATTGCGACGAAGTGGAGAGGGCAGGAAGAACGCCGTCTTCATCGCAACATCGCGACTTTCAGGCCACGGGCCTGATTTTAGAGAATCCCAGAGCGACCGCAGACGCCAACGTCCAGGCTGCTTGAACCGCTGCCTGTTGGGTGCGGACATGCAGGTGCGTGCGCTTGGCGGATTGTTCGTGGGCAGGTTGAGTTCGCGTTTCGCACCGTCCATCGTATGGGCGAACTTCCGCGATTCGTCGGCGTAGCTGTCCGCCACGATTCACTTGCCTTTCGTCGGGCCGATCCGTGCGGGGCGTGGTAGGCACGTGATTACCACAGCACCAGCGTGAAGCTTTCGCCAAGGATCAGCCGGCTACCCGAACCAATTTGGTCATATTCACGCCAAAGCGTCCCGACCAAAATTGTTAATGATTACTCTCTCCGTCAACTGCTTTGCAATTTTCGGGGAGACAAGGTCGGTTTCCAAGTCCTGATTCAGACTGCGTTGCATTGCCGCCGCTGCATCACCAGATTTGTAGGCAGCAATAACAGATGCCTCAGTGGGCGCTTCCCCAAACGCAGCACGAATCGCATCGAAGTATTCTTCGGCTGGCTCGTTAGGGTATGGCCAGTTCGGGACAATCACAGTAATCCACTGAGATATGTCACACGCCATGTGATGAATGATGTTCTCGCTTGACATCGTTATGATTCTGCAAACTCCAAGTTGTTATTGTTATTCACCTCGAGGATACCCTTGCCGTATCCATTCGCGGATTCCCTCGGCATCCCAAGGCGTCCAATAACTCATCTTTAGCGGCTTGGACATTGTGCCGTTGTTCTCCCATCGCCGGATGGTCGAGGGGGCGCATACAAAACACCATGCCAGGCTACCGGCACCGATCGGGATTATCCGGTCGTCGTCTTAATCCTGGCGAGGTTATCGTTTGTCGGTGTCATGTATATCCGCACCAGGAGCACCTACCAGTGTATCCGTCGGAGGAACCGGGTGTAGGGCCGTGCCGACCGGAGTGGTATGTGCCGTACAAGAGGTGTTCCTGTAGTAATCTGTGCCTTCGTTCCATCGTCTCCTAAGGGGAGGCCAAAGCCGTAGCGATGCGGTTTTTTTGTTTCTTGTCTTACGGTGGGCTGGGGCTCGGCGGGCGCACTTTCTTTGGGGTGTCGCCGGAATGTTGTGGATGGCCGGGCTCCGGATGTCAATTGGCTAGATCATCGGTGCTGTTCGTGGCCGTTTTCCTGCAAGTGCAGTGTGCGTCCGTTCTTGTTGACTTCGCGTGACTTGCGACCGATGGGAGGCACGTTGAGTTCTCCTGCAGGAGGGTCGTGCCGAACCTCTCGGCTTCGGTATACCGCACGGTGTCAGGCCGGAAAGTCAGGCAATCAGAACTACGTTTACTGATGACGAGGTACGTCGTCATCAAAGGCAGAAAACCAATAGCTGGAAGGGGTGGTCCAGTGACAAGTGATGTTTTACAAGAGAAAACGCTGTCGCGTATTCTTGTGATCGACGACAATCCGGCGATCCATGCCGATTTTCGGAAGGTACTCGAGAATAAAGAACCAGATAACGCCTTGTCGGATCTCAGCGCCGAGCTTTTCGGGGTGCCAGTGTCGTCGCCGGAAATCAAGCCTCGATTCCGACTCGATGCCGCGCAGCAAGGGGAAGAAGGTCTTGAGAAACTAAAGCAGGCACTCAGTGACGGCTCGCCTTTCTCATTGGCGTTTGTTGACATGCGGATGCCGCCTGGTTGGGACGGCCTGGAAACCATCGAGCATCTCTGGCAGGTCGACCCGCAATTGCATGTCGTGATCTGCACCGCCTATGCCGACTATTCGTGGTCGGACGTCGTCGAGCGATTGGGAGCGAACGATCGCTGGTTGGTGCTGAAGAAGCCATTCGATAACGCTGAAGTTTGCCAAATGGCCTCGGCCCTGGTCGAGAAGCGTCGGCTGTCGGAAAAGCTGCGGGCTCACCTGGGCGAACTGGAAGATCGCCTCGATGAAGGAACGATCGCCCTCAAAGAACGCGAGCAGCGACTACGAAATATTCTGGATACCGCCCCGGACGGAATCATCACGTTTGACGCCGACGGTAACATCGAGTCGGTCAACAACGCCGCCTGCGAGTTGTTTGGTTTCGAGGTGAAGGAAGTTCTGGGGAACAAGGTGCAAGCCTTGCTGCACGACCAGGATGCCTGCGCTGCCGCAAACGTGCGCGACGCCTTCAAGCTGACCGAATCCCGCAAGACGGCATCGATCGAACTCGATTCGACGCGGGTCAATCGATCGGTCTTTCCTGCCCAATGGACCGTCGGGCATTTTCGTAGCAGTGAAAGGCAGTTCTTTATTGCCATCGTGCGCGACTTGACCGAACATCGCCAATTGCAATGTAACCTGGCCCAGGCACAGAAGCTGGAGTCGGTCGGCCAGCTTGCCGCCGGAATCGCTCACGAGATCAACACACCAACGCAATACGTCGGTGACAATGTTCGTTTCCTTCGCGATTCGTTTGAAGACCTGACGTTGGCGCTCGACAAACTGCAGTCGTTGCACGCGGCGTGCGAAAGCACAAATTACCTGCCAGACCTGGTGAAAGATATTCGCAAGGTTCTGGAAGACTCCGATATCGAATTCATATTAAGTGAAGCCCCAGACACGTTCTCGCAAACGCTTGATGGGATTAACCGTGTGGCGTCGATCGTTCAGGCGATGAAAGAGTTTTCGCACCCTGGCGATGAAGAGAAGAAGTTAGTGGATATCCACGCGGCGTTGACGACTTCGATCACCGTGTCGCGTAACGAATGGAAATACGTGGCGGACGTGCAGACCGATTTCGCTGCAGACATGCCTCGGATTCCTTGCCTGATCGGAAAGCTTAACCAGGTCTTTCTGAATTTGATCGTCAACGCGGCCCATGCGATTGCCGAAGCCAACGGCAAGCAATCGAAGCAAAAGGGAACGATCACCATTCGAACTTCATATGGCGATGGCTGGGCACAGATCGATTTCACCGATACCGGGACCGGCATCCCGGCTGAAATCCAAGATCGCATCTTCGATCCGTTCTTCACGACCAAGGGGGTCGGCAAGGGAACCGGGCAAGGCTTAGCGATTGCTCGGAGCGTGGTCGTTGACAAACATGGGGGCACGATCGAAGTTTTCACCGCCCAAGGACGAGGGACGACTTTCCGAATTCGTCTGCCTGTGGAGTCCGCTGATCGCCGGACTCGTGGAATGAGTGTCTAGGAGGGGTGTGATGAGAACGATTCTTTTCGTCGATGACGAGCCGAATGTGCTGTCCGGGTTACGCCGGACGCTGCGCCAGTTTCGTGGCCAGTGGGCACTTCTGTTCGCCAACGGAGCGGAAGAAGCGGTCTCGATTCTGCGAAAACGAAAGCTCGATGTCATCGTCACCGATATGCAAATGCCTCGCATCACAGGGGCTCAGCTTCTGAAGTATGTTGGCGACAAATATCCCGATATTGTGCGAGTGATGCTTTCGGGGCAGTCGGACGAAGAGAGCTTGCAGCTTTCCGTTTCGCGAACGCATCAATACTTTACCAAGCCTTGCGATCCGATCGAGTTGTTTCAGGCCGTGTCGCGCTCGTGTGCCCTACGCGACCGGCTTTCTAACGAGAAGTTGAAGGCGTTGATCTCACAAACGCGAAGCTTGCCAAGCGCTCCGCAGATTTACGCGAAGGTGGTGGACGAGCTTCAGTCGACCGATGCCTGCCTGCGGACGATCGCCGATCTGATCTCGCAAGATGTGGCAATGAGTACCAAGCTATTGCAATTGGTGAACTCATCCTTCTTCAGTTTAAAACGCCGAGTGGAAAGCCCAGCCCAGGCCGCGGCGTTATTGGGACTGAATGTCTTGCGGCCGGTGGTGCTGACCGTGGGGATCTTCTCGCAGTTCGACGTGAAGAACGAGAGTCCGTTTTCGATGGTGGCTTTCTCGGATCACGCCATGGCTGTTGGCCAGGTCGCCGAGATGATCGCCGAAGATCTGGAGGCTCCTAAGCAAATAGTCGACGATTCGCAGATGGCTGGCTTCGTGCACGATGTCGGGCAGCTACTGCTCGCTTCACGAATGCCAGATACTTACGAACAAGTGCATCGCGATGTCGTCGAACGGAAGCAAGACCTGTACGAGACCGAAGTCCAATACTTTGGTACGACGCACCTTCTGGTCGGGGCGCACTTGTTAGCTTTGTGGGGATTGCCACAACCAATTGTCGAGGCCGTGGCCTTTCATGCCAAGCCGCGTGAAATGGAGACAGAAGAATTCAATCCGCTGGTCGCGGTCCATGTGGCCAACGTGCTGGTGAATGAAACCACGCTACAGAATCCGATAGAAGTCGATGCCCAACTTGATCTCGAATGGCTGGATGGTTTAGGCCTGGCTGATCACATCGATCGATGGCGAGATCGCGTTCGGGTGATGGTCAGCAAAGGGGGGCGACATGAATAAGCGCGTTCTGTTTGTCGACGACGACCCCAACTTGCTGCGAGGTTTGAACCGGCAACTCCGAAAGAAGTACGAAGTCTTCACCGCGGTCAGTGGCGAAGACGCATTGGCGATGATGGCCGACCAAGGGCCGTTTGCCGTGGTGGTTTCGGACATGCAGATGCCTGAAATGGACGGGGCGGAGTTCTTGTCGCAGGCAAAGCAACAGAATCGCGACACGATCCGGATCATGTTAACAGGCGACGCCGGCCAGGCCACGGCGATCGAAGCAGTGAACAGCGGCGAAGTGTTTCGGTTCGCGACCAAGCCTTGCCCGATCGAAAAACTGACGCCATTGATTGACGCCGGAATCGAACAGTATCGCCTGATTACATCGGAACGAAGTGTACTGACGAAGACACTTGGTGGCAGTGTGGGGGTGCTGACCGAGTTGCTTTCGCTGAATAATCCGGTCGCGTTTGGTCGCACTGGCCGCATTCGCTCTTTGGCGAAACGCTTCGCCCCGCTGATGCCAGAAGTCGAGGCCTGGGAAGTGGAGTTGGCCGCGATGTTGTTTCCAATCGGAAGCATGTCGGTGCCAGAGTCCCTTCTGGTACGTGCCGCGAGTGGTGAGTCGTTAACCAATGCCGAGCGTGATCAGCTCGATAGTCAGGCTGCCGTGGCGAGCCGGTTGATCAACAAGATTCCACGGCTGAAGAGCGTCGCCAAAATTGTCGCTTACCAGGCGAAAGCTTTCGATGGTACCGGCTCTCCTAAGGACAACGTATCGGGGGAAGCGATACCAGTTGGAGCGAGGGTCTTAAAGCTACTGCTCGACTTTGATGCCTTAACCGAAGCAGGCATGGAAGAGAGTCGTGCCGTGGCGATATTGTCCGGCAAGAAGGGGCAATACGATCCTGATATCCTCGAACTTCTGCGCGAGATGATCGGTGTCGACTACGTCATTCGCGAGATTCATATTGGTCAGCTCGAGGACGGCATGCTACTGGAATCGAATCTCTGCACCGAAGATGGCGAGGTCCTTCTGGCTCGCGGACGCTACGTAAGCCCCTTGATTCTGGAGCGGCTGCAAGAGTTTAAGCGATCGCGCCCCGTCAAGAAGATCATCCAGATTCGTGAATTGCGTCAGACGACCGTGTCGACGTCGAAAGATGAAACTCCTGTGCCTGCGTAAGCCGCGGCCATCAGCCTTTGGATACCTGTAAGAATGAACTGCCGAGCCTTTCAGAATCTATTTTCGATTGCGATCGTCACCGCTGTGATGTGGCAGGCAATGCCGATCGTTGTGGTCCAAGCCGAGGACGATGTCGTGATCGGTATGTCGACCGCTCTGTCGGGGCCAACCGCCAGGCTAGGGCTCGATATGCGCGCCGGGGTGAATGCTGCCTTTCAAGAGATCAACAACCAGGGAGGCGTGAATGGTCGGATGGTCCGGTTGATTGCCTTGGACGATGCCTACGAGCCCCGTAACTGTCGCAACAACATGGTGCAGTTGATTGGTAATGAGAATGTGATGGCGATCATTGGGAACGTCGGTACGCCGACGGCGGTTGTGGCGGTGCCTCTGGCGAATGAACATCGTATTCCGTTTGTGGCACCGTTCACCGGTGCGAGCTTGTTACGAAAATCGCCACCCGATCGTTACGTGGTGAACTACCGCGCCAGCTATGCAGAAGAAACGGCGGCGATGGTGAAGGGGCTTGTGCAGGCAGGGATTAAGCCGAGCGAGATCGCCTTCTTCACTCAGGATGATAGCTATGGCGACGATGGGTACTACGGCGGTCTAGCCGCAATTCAAAGCATTCGTCCCGAGATCACGCAGATCGAAATCGCCCATGGTCGATACGAACGGAATTCGCAAGCCGTCGAATCAGCGCTGGCCGATCTGCTGGTTCATTCGCCCACACCGAAGGCCGTGATCATGATCGGCGCGTATGCGCCTTGTGCCGAGTTCATTCGACTATCGAAGGCGAATGGTTTCGAGCCCAGGTTCTTGAACGTGTCGTTTGTCGGCGTCGATCCGTTACTCAAAGCGCTAGGCACACTAAGCGAGGGAGTCGTGGTGACGCAAGTGGTTCCGCACTATGAGGGTAATACCCCCATCGCCCTCGAGTATCGCCAGGCGATGCAGAAGTTTCAGCCAGACGAGCAACTCTCGTTCGGTTCACTGGAAGGGTACATCGCCGGCCGCTTGTTGCTGCGGTCGATGCAATCGATCGAAGGTAGGTTGACCCGAGAGAAAATTGTGGAGGCCTTCGACCAGATGGGTGACTTCGACCTCGGGCTGGGAGTCCCACTCCACTTGAGCTGCAACGATCATCAGGCCAGCAATATGGTTTGGCCGACGATCATTCGAGATCAGAAAATCCTTCCCATGAACTGGAGTGATGGGGATGATCAGTAATAAATCGTCACGTCCGGGAGCGAAAGTGAACTCGGCGGAAATGGCTCAATTGCGTGTCCGGAGATTGAGCCAATTGGCACTGATCGCCGGTTTTGGCATGCTTGGGATCATCACTGTGCTGGTGGCGTACACCTATTCGATCCATGCCAGTTCGGCCCACTTGGAAACGCGTTTGCTCAATTGCCGGATTTCCATTCAGCGTGCGCTCGTAGGTATCAATCGTGACGCAACTACCAAGCTGGCGGACGTCGGCGAATTACCCCGCACCGAGGCTCGTCCTCGGTGGTTGAAAGAACTAGAAGCTGCTTCCCGGAGCGCCAACGATTTAGCCCATTCGTCAGCACTTTCCGATCATGAATCGGACCTCGAAATCTCGACCAACCGCTTGCGTGCCTGGCATGATCGGACATCGCAGTGGCAACTACGGCAGCGTCTGACTCGCTTTGCCGCGGAAGAGAAGTTGAATCGGCTTCAATATCTGACCGGCGAGTTGCGTTCCGAGATCGAACATGAGAAAGGGCACGAGCGACTCAATGCGATTCTTGAATTTCGCCAGGCCGCCCAAGCGGAAAACAACTTCGAGCACGTGTCGCAGTTGGCCAAGTCGGCCATTCGAGCTTCGCGGTCTTCGCATCTGGAAGGCGACCTGGCTCAGTTGCAACTGGCAATTCTGCAGTTGGCGGCGGAAGTCGACCGATCGGAGTTGGAAGACCGAGTGCAGAACCAGATTCGTCCACGATTGTTGCGAATCAAATCGAGCGTGATGAATCCGGAACTGCGGGAACTGGTTTATGAAATTGAACAATCACTGTTCGAGCGTGCGCCGGATAGCGATCTCCGAAACGCCCAGGAGAATGGCCTCGCCATTTTGCAGGCTCAACTGACCGATCTTCAGCGTGAGAAGCGAGCATTGCTGCAAGAGTTGCAAGATGCGATTGCCGCGCTGAATGTCGAGCAGGAACAAATCGATCAGGCCAGCGCGCTACTGTCGGAACGACTCGGTACCCACTTCGTGAGTGCCGTGGTGATTGTGTGGTCGATTATCTGTTTGTGTGCCTTGGCCTTGTCGATCGTGTTCTGGAAGATGGGCAAGCGAGTTTCGACCCATATTTGTAACCAGGTGAAAGAACTCGATACCGTCGCCCACGAGCTGAATCAGGAAAAGATTGTGCTGACGGTGACGCAGCAAAAGTTGCAACGCGAGTTCCAGTGTCACAAAGTGACCCAGGAAGAGCGTGAGCGTCTGTTCAGCGAACTGGCTTCGGCTTCTCGCCAGGCGGGCATGGCTGAAATGGCGACGAGCGTGCTGCATAACGTGGGGAATGTGTTGAACAGCATTAATGTCTCGACGCAAGTTGTGATTGGAAAGTTGAAAACGCGTCGGGCGGCGGCACTGAAGCAAGCCTGTCAGTTAATGGGTGAACATCAAGACGACTTAGGAGCTTTCTTCGCGAACGATCCTCGCGGCAAGAAACTACCTGAGTTCCTCGACCGCCTGGCGGATCTGATGAGCAAAGAAAACGAGGAAGTGTTGGAAGAACTGACGTGTCTCGATGGTCACGTCGATCACGTCAAGCAGATCGTGAATGCTCAACAACAGTTTGCCAAGGTGACCAACCTGCAAGAGCCAGTCGATTTGGAACGTTTGCTTGACGATGCCGTGAAGATCAACGAGGCGTCGATGAAGAAGCACGAGATCGAGATCATTCGTGAAATCGAAATGCTACCGCAGGTGATTACCGATAAGAACAAGGTTCTGCAAATCCTGGTGAACCTGGTGAAGAACGCCAAGCAGTCGGTCTGCAAATGCCAGGGCAAACGCTGGATCCGTCTTCGCGTGCGTGCCCGAGATGCTGACACCGTGGTGGTGCAGGTGATCGACAATGGCGTCGGCATCGCACCGGAGCATATGCCGAAGATGTTCACGCATGGCTTTACGACCAAGAAAGATGGCCATGGCTTCGGTCTGCATAGCGGGGCCCTAACGGCAAAAGAACTGGGTGGTTCATTAACCGTTCAGAGCGAAGGTGTCGGCTTAGGTGCTTCGTTTACGCTCGCGTTGCCTCGCAACGAGATGTCCATGCCGCAAGAGGAAGAAGTGAGCCAGGATGAGATCGATTTCCACCAGGCGAGTACGATCTGAGTCGCTTAAAGCAACCAAGTTCCGAACGAGGTTCTGGCCTGACGATCGGTCAGACCGGAACCTGTCGGATTCGGCGACGGCATATGCCCCGGCGCCGACGGCCTCTTATTTCTGAACCTGAACCAATGGAAAGGCATCCTTCAGCGTTTTGATTCCGCTGTTGGTGACGTCGGTTCCATTCACGTTCATGCTTTTCAGAAGATACATTTCTTTGAGCTTTTCCATTCCGTGATCCGAAATCTCGGTGTTGCTGACGTCGAGTTTCATCAGCACATAACGAATCGAAGTGTCGTTGATGACGCCCAGATGATCGTCGTTGCAGTTGGTGTTGCTCAAGTCGAGCTCGACGATGTAGCCGAGCGAAGCAAGCTGTTCAAAGGTTTCGTCGTTCAGCGTTTGGCCGCTGAGGTCAATCGCCCAGGCATCGCCTTGGGGGAAGTTCTTCAATTCAAACTTCGCCCCGATCGCTTCGAGCTGATCTTTGGCCTGGGTTTTCTTCTGCTCGGCCCGCTCGTAATCGCTCAGTCCATCGTTGTAGCAGCCGAGAATCAACAGAAGGGCTGCTACGTAGACGTAAGCGACAAACTTCAGCGGAGGCTCCGGCTGGTGGTCGTTGCGCATGGTGTCCTCGGAACGGTGAATGAAATCGATAGGTGATGAAAAACCGCCGATGGCAACTGCGTGATGTTCTCGTCGAAGCAACGAGGGAAGCATCACGCAGAAGATTTGCTGCCCTGGCGTAAACAGGCCCGTAGGGACTGCGACAGTTTAGAATTCTTCGATCGCCTGGCCGTCCGACATGGCACACAGCTTGTTGAACGTACCGAATTGTTCCTTCAGCGTCGCAGAGAATGGAAGCCAGTCGATGTTTTCACTGAGGAAATGGACCGAGCCATCCCCAAAGACGAACTGAACGCCGCCTGGGTGCATGCTCGAGAACGCAGTGTCCGGCTTTTTGCCGGCAGTCACCGATTCGCCGTCACCAATGCGGTACGAGCCATAGCCCTGAATGGCATCGGTGTTGACGATGCCGTCCCCACTTTGCTTAGTGCGTTCACCCATCCACAGCGAAGCATAACCCGCTTCTGGGCTGCGACGTTCGCCGACCATGATCGTGTTGCTTAGACCGTCGGTTACTTCTTTGAACTTGACGCCAATCTTGCCACTGAGCATCCCCTTGCTACCAAGCGTGCCGGCACAGCCTGGATAGTTCGACTTGGCGATGTCTTGCGAGCTGCCATCGATCATGAAGGGACGATTGTCATTCAAGCTACCGCCTGGATCGGATGGACAGAGGTAAGCGTTAAGGGATGTCTGAGCGACTTCCAGATCGTTATCCAGGATGTCCTGAAAGGTGTTCTTCGACGAATTGACGCGCTGGTACAAGTTGTCTTGTTCCAGGTAAGGCAGCACAAAAAACGACCAGGCAAAGCCCGACTTGTCGTGAGCGTCAATGAAGCTGGGTGGAAGCTTCTGATGCGTGTCGTGGTACATGTGGCACGCCAGGCCGATCTGCTTCAAGTTGTTGTTGCAGTGGGCACGGCGAGCTGCTTCACGTGCTTGCTGCACAGCCGGGAGCAACAGGGCGATTAAGACACCGATGATGGCGATGACCACTAAAAGTTCCACAAGTGTGAAACCTTTTCGGTTGTTCATTCGTAGATCCTTCGTAGATGGGGGGATGAAATGAATGCGTGACATTGAGCTGGCAAACTTTGCGACGGTAAGTGGATTGATCGTCTGCCGTGGCCGCAAAGAATCTCCTGAGGGTTGACGTCGAGTCGCAATTGAGATGCCAGATGAACAAAATGGCGCAGAATAGCAACTGCAATGGCACGAATTGATAATCGCTTCAAGGCTTCCCCACCAATCGGTCCACATGTGCCGTAGGACGCCCTTTTAGCTGTCTTTACCGCGAAATCTACATTCGCCCAAGGGAGCATTGGGAGAGGTTTCGTCGATTAGAACTGGCCTCTGTAAAAATTCATGGGTTTGCCCGTGCTTGGTAAGACGAACGGGTTGCTTTGCCCAAGCTGCATGCATAGGCATGCGACACGTGATATAAATTTGCGCAACCGCATCTCAAAAGAGGGAGAGAGCGTTTCGCTTGAAGAGGGGGCGATTAAGGGCGCTCGCTTGGCAAAACCGGCAGTGCGGACGGCTTCGATTGAATGGCCCGCCAGATTGCTTCAGCTGCCACGGAATGCCCCATGGCATTTAGATGATGATCGGCCGATCCGATTTTCAACGTCGTCGAGTCAATTCCTTCGGACCACTTTCGCAAGTCGAGGGTGACCATGCCCGAACGCTTTGCCACGCCGACGATCGCATCGTCGGAAGCGGTTTCTTCCAGGATTTCGGGAATCGGCAGGTAGATCCAGACGGGCAAGATCTCACGCTCTCGGCAGTCTTGGTTGATGCCGGTATAGATGCATTCCGTGATCGCTTCGGCACGCGCTTGCAGCAAGACTTCGACCGCGCCCTGCGATGTTTGGCTTGTGATACCAGCCTCGTCAAGGATCTCGTCGATACAGGGATAAAGGAGCGCGTGTCCCTTCTGTTGAAACTGAGCGATGTGGCGTGGTGGTCCCTGAAATTCCCCCTGGTGGGCAACGTACCAAATGGCATCGGGCTGGAAGTCGAAAACTTTGGCTCGCAGCGCGGCAGCGGTGTGCAGCGCATAGTATCGGCCGATGCCAAAGTTTAGTAGTTCGACCTGGGGCCCATCTTTCGGCATTGCCGCGTTGATTTTCTGCTCAAGCAGGCGGACGAAAGTCTCTTGTTCTTCGACCCCATAGCCCATCGTCACGCTCGAACCGACCACGGCAACGCGATACGTGTTGGGGGCTTTGCGGTGGGAAACCGGCGGGTTCCGCATGCCATGGCTGTTAATCTCAATCGGTTTATCGACCAATGTGCCTCGCCAACCTGGAATCATTTCCATTTCCAGCAAGTCGTCGCGAGGGCGAGTAATCTCCTCGAAGATCACCGCTTCACCAGCCGGCCGCGGGTTGCCTCCGCGGACTAGTGGATCGGATTGGAAGTTGACATTGGCCAACTGTTCGTAATAACCCTGGACGTCGCGCGAGACTTCCGCAGCAGTGAGCATTTCGCGCTGCATATTGACGATTTTCTCGCGAGTTCGCAGATCGAATTGATCCGCGAACCACGGCATTCCCATTAGTAACAACGCAGCCATCGCCGCGGATACCACAGCGGGCGCTCGCCAGGCCGTGGTGGCAAATGCGGCAGTCTTGTCCTGCATTGCGAGCTTTCCGCCACACTGCCAGTGCAGAAAGGTTCCGCTGACGATCGTTGCCACCACGATCAGACACACGCTGCCGAGACCTTGCCAGAAGTCGGTATTCGTTGAAGCCAGCAGACCGATCCACTGGAAGAAACCAGGCACGGTCCAGCAGGCCCAAAACGTCGCGACCGTCAGGAAGACGCCCATCACTTGCAAGCAATGACGTAGCGAGTGGAGCAGGGGAGCGGTCATCGGCTTCGCGACTGGCCGGGCCGCTCGGTTGTAGTCGAGCAGACCATTAACGGCGACAACGATCCCGGCAATCAGCCACAGGCCGGCTTCGTTGATGCTGATCGGGAATTCACCCACCAGCCAGAAAACCTGGTACGAATGCAGTGCCCACGTTACGACGAACACAAACGCAATCGCTCCGACAATTGCCGCACGATCGCCAAAACGGCGCAGGTGAAAGAAGGCGGGATAAAAGAACTGACGCTCAAGGAAGACCTTCCAATAGATGTTAATGCGACGCCAGATATCGATGAAACTGGACGCCAGAAAGTAGTTCTCGTGTGTGCGAGGAAGGTTGAAGCCGAATAGATGCAAGATTCCGGTGATGATGTGAAACGAGCCAGAGATCCGCAAATACAACATATAGTTGGTGACCAGAAACAGCCCCACATCACTGACCGTGCGGACATCTTCGGGCGAAGGTAGCAGGAAATATTTGATGCCGCGATACAGCAGCAAGTGCATCAAGCCGCGAGCAATCCAGTTGATACCGCGCTGGGCGATTTCAATGCCTGGCCGATTGAACCAGCTATCGCAGAACGTTTGATAGTCGACGATCGGATAAAACGGAAAGCTGGCGTTGGGCAGCATGAAGAAGTACGACAACTGCATCGAAAGCGGTGCCGAGGTTCGATTTCGCTGCCGCACGTAGACCAGCAGCCGAAACATGAACATCGACCCCAGGATCGCCCAGAACAATTGGTCTTCGGTCGATCGATACCATGC
Proteins encoded in this window:
- a CDS encoding ATP-binding protein, whose protein sequence is MTSDVLQEKTLSRILVIDDNPAIHADFRKVLENKEPDNALSDLSAELFGVPVSSPEIKPRFRLDAAQQGEEGLEKLKQALSDGSPFSLAFVDMRMPPGWDGLETIEHLWQVDPQLHVVICTAYADYSWSDVVERLGANDRWLVLKKPFDNAEVCQMASALVEKRRLSEKLRAHLGELEDRLDEGTIALKEREQRLRNILDTAPDGIITFDADGNIESVNNAACELFGFEVKEVLGNKVQALLHDQDACAAANVRDAFKLTESRKTASIELDSTRVNRSVFPAQWTVGHFRSSERQFFIAIVRDLTEHRQLQCNLAQAQKLESVGQLAAGIAHEINTPTQYVGDNVRFLRDSFEDLTLALDKLQSLHAACESTNYLPDLVKDIRKVLEDSDIEFILSEAPDTFSQTLDGINRVASIVQAMKEFSHPGDEEKKLVDIHAALTTSITVSRNEWKYVADVQTDFAADMPRIPCLIGKLNQVFLNLIVNAAHAIAEANGKQSKQKGTITIRTSYGDGWAQIDFTDTGTGIPAEIQDRIFDPFFTTKGVGKGTGQGLAIARSVVVDKHGGTIEVFTAQGRGTTFRIRLPVESADRRTRGMSV
- a CDS encoding response regulator codes for the protein MRTILFVDDEPNVLSGLRRTLRQFRGQWALLFANGAEEAVSILRKRKLDVIVTDMQMPRITGAQLLKYVGDKYPDIVRVMLSGQSDEESLQLSVSRTHQYFTKPCDPIELFQAVSRSCALRDRLSNEKLKALISQTRSLPSAPQIYAKVVDELQSTDACLRTIADLISQDVAMSTKLLQLVNSSFFSLKRRVESPAQAAALLGLNVLRPVVLTVGIFSQFDVKNESPFSMVAFSDHAMAVGQVAEMIAEDLEAPKQIVDDSQMAGFVHDVGQLLLASRMPDTYEQVHRDVVERKQDLYETEVQYFGTTHLLVGAHLLALWGLPQPIVEAVAFHAKPREMETEEFNPLVAVHVANVLVNETTLQNPIEVDAQLDLEWLDGLGLADHIDRWRDRVRVMVSKGGRHE
- a CDS encoding HD domain-containing phosphohydrolase, with product MNKRVLFVDDDPNLLRGLNRQLRKKYEVFTAVSGEDALAMMADQGPFAVVVSDMQMPEMDGAEFLSQAKQQNRDTIRIMLTGDAGQATAIEAVNSGEVFRFATKPCPIEKLTPLIDAGIEQYRLITSERSVLTKTLGGSVGVLTELLSLNNPVAFGRTGRIRSLAKRFAPLMPEVEAWEVELAAMLFPIGSMSVPESLLVRAASGESLTNAERDQLDSQAAVASRLINKIPRLKSVAKIVAYQAKAFDGTGSPKDNVSGEAIPVGARVLKLLLDFDALTEAGMEESRAVAILSGKKGQYDPDILELLREMIGVDYVIREIHIGQLEDGMLLESNLCTEDGEVLLARGRYVSPLILERLQEFKRSRPVKKIIQIRELRQTTVSTSKDETPVPA
- a CDS encoding ABC transporter substrate-binding protein, which produces MNCRAFQNLFSIAIVTAVMWQAMPIVVVQAEDDVVIGMSTALSGPTARLGLDMRAGVNAAFQEINNQGGVNGRMVRLIALDDAYEPRNCRNNMVQLIGNENVMAIIGNVGTPTAVVAVPLANEHRIPFVAPFTGASLLRKSPPDRYVVNYRASYAEETAAMVKGLVQAGIKPSEIAFFTQDDSYGDDGYYGGLAAIQSIRPEITQIEIAHGRYERNSQAVESALADLLVHSPTPKAVIMIGAYAPCAEFIRLSKANGFEPRFLNVSFVGVDPLLKALGTLSEGVVVTQVVPHYEGNTPIALEYRQAMQKFQPDEQLSFGSLEGYIAGRLLLRSMQSIEGRLTREKIVEAFDQMGDFDLGLGVPLHLSCNDHQASNMVWPTIIRDQKILPMNWSDGDDQ